A stretch of Macadamia integrifolia cultivar HAES 741 chromosome 7, SCU_Mint_v3, whole genome shotgun sequence DNA encodes these proteins:
- the LOC122085041 gene encoding transcription factor bHLH80-like has product MQQQMGISSGGCGGAGGFEPTRLSRFRSAPATWFDSLFQDDELLSQTQCLSQAPVNSSTTPNFRNSENYSSAEADPNFFQTTMVAPGHSSFRQNSLPAEFLSQLNSPSGVGCDEFMSSFMGSQDLPPLPDIPTNKRARERNSEQEAANFAQVKGERSGNLQSGMSGFLDIEMEKLFGDSVPCRVRAKRGCATHPRSIAERVILD; this is encoded by the exons ATGCAACAACAGATGGGTATTAGCAGCGGAGGATGTGGTGGCGCCGGTGGCTTTGAACCCACTAGGCTCTCCCGGTTCCGGTCAGCTCCGGCGACTTGGTTCGACTCTCTGTTCCAAGATGACGAGCTTCTTTCACAGACCCAATGTCTCTCTCAAGCTCCTGTAAACAGTTCAACGACACCCAATTTCAGAAACTCTGAAAATTACAGTTCTGCCGAGGCTGACCCCAACTTCTTCCAGACTACCATGGTTGCGCCTGGTCACAGCTCCTTCAGACAGAACAGTTTACCGGCAGAATTTCTTTCTCAACTGAATTCACCTTCAGGTGTTGGCTGCGATGAATTCATGTCAAGCTTTATGGGTAGTCAGGACTTACCTCCGTTGCCTGATATTCCAACTAATAAGCGCGCCAGGGAAAGAAATTCTGAACAGGAGGCAGCTAATTTTGCTCAAGTG AAAGGAGAACGGAGTGGCAACTTACAAAGTGGGATGTCTGGGTTCTTAGATATAGAGATGGAGAAGCTTTTTGGGGATTCTGTTCCTTGCAGAGTTAGAGCAAAGCGTGGCTGTGCGACCCATCCTCGCAGCATCGCAGAGAGAGTTATATTAGATTGA
- the LOC122084988 gene encoding caffeic acid 3-O-methyltransferase-like has translation MVLKAAIELNLLEIMAKAGPTKKLSATEIAALLPTQNPDAPDMLDRMLRLLASYSILTCSQVTTDDDRVQRVYCLGPVSRHLVPNQYGVSLAPLLLMVHHKAYIDSWHHLKDAVLEGGIAFNKAHGMNIFEYLGMDPSFNEVFNKTMLNLSILVMKGILGIYDGFEKANVVVDVGGGLGENIDLITSKYPMIKGINFDLPHVIAAAPAYPGVEHVAGDMFVSIPKGDIILMKMILHNWSDEHCLKLLKKCHEALPEDGKVVVLETILSAVPETNVLAKEAFRTDLLMMAQHIGGKERTEKEYRALAKEAGFNGCRFVCRVLASSVLEFYKTK, from the exons ATGGTATTGAAAGCTGCCATCGAGCTCAATCTGCTAGAGATCATGGCTAAAGCTGGCCCAACAAAGAAGCTTTCCGCGACAGAGATTGCAGCTCTCCTCCCTACACAGAACCCAGATGCCCCTGATATGCTTGATCGTATGTTGCGTCTCTTGGCCAGTTATTCCATTCTCACTTGTTCTCAGGTCACTACTGATGATGACCGAGTTCAAAGGGTCTACTGTTTAGGCCCTGTTAGCCGACACTTGGTTCCTAATCAATATGGAGTTTCATTAGCTCCTTTGCTCCTCATGGTTCATCACAAGGCCTACATCGATAGCTG GCACCACTTGAAAGATGCAGTTCTTGAAGGTGGAATTGCTTTTAACAAGGCCCATGGAATGAACATCTTTGAGTACCTTGGTATGGATCCAAGTTTCAATGAAGTTTTCAACAAAACAATGCTTAACTTGTCCATCTTAGTGATGAAGGGAATACTTGGAATTTATGATGGGTTTGAGAAGGCCAATGTGGTGGTTGATGTGGGTGGTGGATTAGGGGAAAATATTGACTTGATCACTTCCAAGTATCCTATGATTAAGGGTATTAACTTTGATTTGCCACATGTGATAGCTGCTGCTCCTGCTTATCCTG GGGTGGAGCATGTTGCGGGGGATATGTTTGTAAGTATTCCAAAAGGGGACATCATACTAATGAAG ATGATACTTCATAACTGGAGTGATGAGCATTGCCTGAAGTTATTGAAAAAGTGTCACGAAGCATTGCCTGAAGATGGAAAGGTGGTGGTTTTGGAGACGATTCTTTCAGCAGTGCCTGAAACTAATGTGCTGGCCAAAGAGGCCTTTCGAACAGACTTGCTTATGATGGCTCAACACATTGGAGGGAAGGAAAGGACGGAGAAGGAATATAGGGCTTTGGCAAAGGAGGCTGGGTTTAATGGTTGTAGATTCGTTTGTCGAGTTTTGGCCTCTTCCGTCCTAGAATTTTACAAAACGAAGTGA